The Roseiconus lacunae genome has a segment encoding these proteins:
- a CDS encoding PVC-type heme-binding CxxCH protein, with protein sequence MTCLRRSILFYLLAAAALVSVTTRDVSAESRKIFDGRTFTDWDCDRNYWRIEDGAFVGEISPGTRLKKNTWLVWQGGELEDFELKFRFRLTGAAGANSGVQIRCQVDNVDHVSGYQADLDMGQTWLGRIYDEHGRALLVERGTRVMIDADGTRRTHTFAPKHQFQVLFRENAWNEYRIVAVGPRMDVYVNGTLFSQLSDIEDGEHDLRGKLAFQLHSGGETKIEFKQIELETLGSGATDRLTKFTLPKPVTKQTPEGTGDQPKSEDGATLDFDFESGNLDGWQSTGDAFVGQPVDRDGISDRWREQSSNKSGEFFIGGFELKGDRAKGSLTSPSFRISKPFASFLIGGGESDATRVEIVAADNSGQVLFKATGDNREQMRRVVADLSKHQNVLVKLRLVDEHAGGWGHLNFDDFRFHDTPPVPVEPSHAWRSKLNPLLHHLVENQPSDRSAGKDRSHVISTVNQMHVPEGFSVDVVAAEPEVHQPIAFTFDNRGRLWVVEGHSYPQKRAEGEGLDKIVILEDADADGRYETRKVFIEGLNLVSGIEVGHGGVWIGAAPELLFIADHDGDDTPDASPKVMLDGFGYGDTHETLNSLLWGPDGWLYGNQGVFNTSMIGKPGSNDEQRQHLAAGVWRFHPTRHEFEVFAHGGSNQWGLDYDQHGQLFMTHCRSHWGQGATTHVMRNGHYWNQINGGYAPYISSVALPGMPHLKNYLLASARYGHGEGGAGKRGSREVYGGHSHVGTMIYLGDNWPESYRNHLFTLNLHGHQINHQVNEREFGGYNTVHAGTDVLLCDDPQFVGVDLKVGPDGAVYVSDWYDPRHCHNPNSELWDRGNGRLYRMQYEASYQPRNVDYAKADGAELVAALTHRNHWHARAARMTLAERATTDSIDSMTIASIRKLLTSADEVVRLQACWALHVIGQTDQQLINYLLQDKSEYVRAWAIQLGCQSLNPEVIGGLLSRHCAKNESLFVRRYLASAVPDVDDASAWLIVSYLMEQEDTITDRDLPVLIWQMFAPLLDQDVSRGLDLARKSAVRSIFDNSLWYAARTSAVGREVLVAELATADEDRQRDLVVLFAHALSGMRGVEAPKGWDQVASLLYQSPLDQVRGAAEQVGAAFADPILFKRLRSIVIDRAADEHIRRRAIQLLEADPGKDNLDAMVALLDEPAFAATALPLLARYDDPNIATKVLQLYLKWSPDAQNAAMELLASRPEWANRLLDEVAAGTIEKSQLTAYFANQMANLGDDQLTQRLSKEWGRLGGSSAELREEIRKTINAYNAAPKWAFSQQQGAAHFKKLCAACHQPGEQSARIAPKLEGTRTKGIEYAVENVIDPNAVIGEDFQARVILTSDGQVVSGLIQSETDTAITVKTATSVVTIDQDDVEQIKVSKNSFMPSGLLNTLNERERIELFKYIMSL encoded by the coding sequence ATGACTTGCTTGCGACGTTCAATCCTGTTCTATCTGCTGGCTGCCGCGGCATTGGTTAGCGTTACGACTCGTGATGTGTCTGCCGAATCCCGCAAGATCTTTGACGGTCGCACATTCACTGACTGGGATTGCGACCGCAACTATTGGCGAATCGAAGACGGCGCCTTCGTGGGTGAGATCTCACCAGGAACGCGTCTGAAAAAGAACACCTGGTTGGTCTGGCAGGGTGGCGAATTGGAGGACTTCGAATTGAAGTTCCGTTTCCGCCTGACCGGTGCGGCGGGGGCGAACAGTGGCGTTCAGATTCGATGCCAAGTCGACAACGTGGACCATGTTTCAGGATATCAGGCCGATCTGGACATGGGGCAAACTTGGCTGGGACGGATCTATGACGAACACGGCCGCGCATTGCTGGTCGAACGAGGCACTCGCGTTATGATCGATGCCGATGGCACACGGCGAACGCACACTTTCGCACCGAAGCATCAGTTCCAAGTGCTGTTTCGTGAAAACGCATGGAACGAATATCGGATCGTTGCCGTTGGGCCCCGAATGGATGTCTATGTCAACGGGACGTTGTTTTCGCAGTTGAGTGATATCGAAGACGGTGAACACGATCTTCGAGGCAAGCTCGCATTCCAGTTGCACAGCGGTGGCGAAACGAAAATTGAATTCAAACAGATCGAACTTGAAACGCTGGGCTCTGGCGCCACCGATCGGCTAACCAAATTCACATTGCCGAAACCGGTGACAAAACAAACACCGGAAGGGACCGGAGATCAGCCCAAGTCAGAAGACGGCGCGACACTCGATTTCGATTTTGAATCCGGCAACCTGGACGGTTGGCAATCTACCGGCGATGCTTTTGTCGGACAGCCGGTCGATCGTGATGGAATTTCGGATCGCTGGCGTGAGCAATCAAGCAATAAATCCGGCGAATTCTTCATCGGTGGCTTTGAATTAAAAGGCGATCGTGCCAAGGGGTCGCTTACTTCGCCTTCCTTTCGAATCAGCAAGCCGTTTGCGAGTTTCTTAATCGGGGGTGGAGAATCCGACGCGACTCGAGTCGAAATCGTTGCCGCCGATAACAGCGGTCAGGTTTTATTTAAGGCGACCGGCGATAACCGTGAACAGATGCGGCGTGTCGTGGCGGATTTATCAAAACATCAAAACGTACTCGTGAAATTGCGTCTTGTCGATGAACATGCCGGTGGCTGGGGACACCTTAACTTCGACGATTTTCGTTTTCATGACACGCCCCCTGTCCCGGTTGAGCCATCCCACGCATGGCGTTCAAAACTTAACCCGCTCCTGCATCATCTCGTTGAGAACCAACCATCGGATCGATCCGCTGGCAAGGATCGCTCCCATGTAATTTCGACGGTGAACCAGATGCACGTCCCGGAAGGATTTTCAGTCGACGTCGTAGCGGCCGAACCGGAGGTCCACCAACCGATCGCGTTCACGTTCGACAACCGAGGTCGCTTGTGGGTGGTTGAAGGACATTCGTATCCACAGAAACGCGCCGAAGGGGAGGGATTGGACAAGATTGTCATTTTAGAAGACGCCGATGCGGACGGTCGTTACGAAACCCGCAAGGTCTTTATCGAAGGGCTGAACCTTGTCAGCGGAATCGAAGTCGGTCACGGAGGTGTTTGGATTGGTGCCGCGCCCGAGCTATTGTTCATCGCCGATCACGATGGCGACGACACTCCGGATGCGTCACCAAAAGTGATGTTAGATGGGTTCGGCTACGGCGATACTCATGAAACGCTTAACAGTCTTTTGTGGGGGCCTGACGGTTGGTTGTATGGCAATCAAGGCGTATTCAATACGTCGATGATCGGCAAGCCGGGAAGCAATGACGAGCAACGACAACATCTCGCGGCCGGAGTCTGGCGTTTCCATCCGACCAGACACGAATTCGAAGTCTTCGCGCACGGCGGAAGCAATCAGTGGGGTTTGGACTACGACCAACATGGGCAGCTGTTCATGACGCACTGCCGAAGTCACTGGGGCCAGGGCGCGACGACGCATGTGATGAGAAATGGCCACTATTGGAATCAAATCAACGGCGGTTACGCTCCCTATATCTCCTCTGTTGCTCTTCCCGGCATGCCCCACCTGAAAAACTACTTACTCGCTTCGGCTCGCTACGGTCATGGCGAAGGTGGTGCTGGAAAGCGTGGTTCACGCGAAGTCTATGGTGGGCACTCTCATGTTGGCACCATGATATACCTCGGCGACAATTGGCCCGAGAGCTATCGAAATCACCTTTTCACATTGAACCTCCACGGCCATCAGATCAATCATCAGGTTAACGAGCGAGAATTTGGCGGATACAACACCGTTCACGCCGGAACTGACGTTCTGCTATGTGATGATCCACAATTTGTCGGTGTTGATTTGAAAGTCGGCCCCGATGGTGCGGTCTATGTCAGCGATTGGTATGACCCACGACATTGTCACAACCCTAATTCGGAATTATGGGACCGAGGAAACGGGAGGTTGTATCGCATGCAGTATGAAGCTTCGTACCAGCCGCGGAATGTGGACTATGCCAAAGCCGACGGCGCGGAATTGGTCGCCGCCTTGACCCATCGCAATCACTGGCATGCGCGAGCCGCTCGCATGACCTTGGCTGAACGAGCGACAACGGATTCGATCGATTCCATGACGATCGCGTCGATTCGGAAATTGCTGACCAGCGCCGACGAAGTGGTCCGTTTGCAGGCATGCTGGGCGCTCCATGTGATCGGTCAAACCGATCAACAATTGATCAACTACTTACTCCAAGATAAAAGCGAATATGTTCGCGCATGGGCAATTCAGCTAGGGTGTCAGTCGTTAAATCCGGAGGTCATCGGTGGACTGTTGTCGCGGCATTGTGCAAAAAATGAATCGTTGTTCGTCAGGCGGTACCTCGCGTCAGCGGTCCCCGATGTTGATGATGCTTCGGCATGGTTGATCGTTTCCTATTTGATGGAACAAGAAGATACCATCACCGACCGAGATTTGCCGGTGTTAATCTGGCAGATGTTTGCTCCTTTGCTCGATCAAGACGTTTCGCGCGGACTGGATCTCGCTAGAAAGTCGGCGGTGCGATCGATTTTCGACAACTCCCTCTGGTACGCCGCGCGCACTTCAGCGGTCGGTCGAGAGGTGTTGGTCGCGGAACTAGCAACTGCCGACGAAGATCGCCAACGCGACTTAGTTGTTTTGTTCGCACATGCACTGTCCGGAATGAGAGGCGTCGAAGCTCCCAAGGGTTGGGACCAAGTCGCTTCGCTGTTGTACCAATCACCACTCGATCAAGTACGCGGCGCCGCCGAACAAGTCGGTGCGGCCTTTGCCGATCCGATTCTGTTCAAACGTTTGCGTTCGATCGTGATCGACCGCGCCGCTGACGAGCATATTCGGCGACGTGCGATTCAATTGCTCGAAGCTGATCCTGGAAAAGACAACCTCGATGCGATGGTCGCTCTGTTAGACGAGCCCGCCTTTGCGGCCACGGCATTGCCGTTACTGGCACGATATGACGATCCCAACATTGCGACCAAGGTATTGCAGTTGTACTTGAAGTGGTCGCCGGACGCTCAGAACGCGGCGATGGAATTGCTGGCCAGTCGTCCCGAGTGGGCCAATCGTTTGCTCGATGAAGTTGCCGCTGGGACAATCGAGAAGTCACAACTGACAGCCTATTTTGCCAATCAGATGGCAAATTTGGGCGACGATCAATTGACACAGCGTTTGTCGAAAGAATGGGGGCGATTGGGCGGATCTTCAGCCGAACTTCGTGAAGAGATCCGCAAAACAATCAACGCCTACAACGCAGCTCCCAAATGGGCGTTCAGTCAACAGCAAGGCGCCGCACATTTCAAGAAACTATGTGCCGCTTGTCATCAACCCGGTGAACAATCCGCTCGCATTGCGCCAAAGTTGGAAGGAACTCGAACGAAAGGCATCGAATATGCGGTTGAGAATGTGATCGATCCCAACGCCGTAATTGGCGAAGACTTTCAAGCTCGCGTGATTCTGACGTCCGATGGGCAAGTGGTCAGTGGCTTGATCCAATCGGAAACGGATACCGCGATCACAGTCAAAACCGCTACCAGCGTTGTCACGATTGACCAGGACGACGTCGAACAGATCAAGGTCTCGAAGAATTCGTTCATGCCATCAGGCTTACTAAATACATTGAACGAACGGGAACGGATCGAGCTGTTCAAATACATCATGTCGCTTTAG
- a CDS encoding DUF1559 domain-containing protein, which translates to MERKRNRRGFTLVELLVVIAIIGILVGLLLPAVQAAREAARRMSCSNNFKQVGIALHNYHAAFKQLVANGTGPQWNSQYQLSANVGIIPFLEQQGLWDMMSNPLMPEAGETPSGGRTMPNGAWPPFGPYPWVDLNEYDPFQIEMPTLRCPSDPGQSPLGTGMTNYAFCHGDAVLRVGYPPSNQYHDPGVYRGLFMRERPRKFRDVLDGLSNTIAMGEIYTNLGDRHIGGSVVHRDYFPNDDSMGSDTSVCTDVIDPERPQFVAQGVQLWDSGGTSRGGRWWNYHLMITGMNTVLPPNSPTCAMQWGTAWQSGIFSAGSHHQGGAHCLFADGSVHFITDSVEAGNRQANSISKNFSNVGQESPYGLWGSLGSISSRETISEALNQ; encoded by the coding sequence ATGGAAAGAAAGCGAAATCGCAGGGGTTTCACACTAGTCGAGCTACTGGTGGTGATCGCGATTATCGGGATCCTGGTCGGTTTGTTGCTTCCAGCGGTTCAAGCGGCGCGAGAAGCCGCGCGACGAATGTCATGCAGCAATAATTTCAAGCAGGTCGGGATTGCGCTCCACAATTACCATGCTGCATTCAAGCAATTGGTGGCCAACGGCACCGGGCCACAGTGGAATTCGCAGTACCAATTGTCGGCCAACGTTGGAATCATTCCCTTCCTTGAACAGCAAGGATTGTGGGACATGATGTCGAACCCGTTAATGCCCGAAGCGGGCGAAACTCCCAGTGGCGGACGTACCATGCCGAACGGTGCGTGGCCTCCGTTCGGTCCGTATCCTTGGGTCGACTTAAACGAATACGATCCGTTTCAGATCGAAATGCCGACGCTCCGGTGCCCTTCTGATCCCGGTCAATCGCCACTCGGAACGGGGATGACCAACTACGCGTTCTGTCATGGTGACGCGGTCCTGCGAGTTGGTTATCCGCCATCGAATCAATATCATGATCCCGGTGTCTATCGTGGGCTTTTTATGCGAGAGCGACCTCGAAAGTTTCGCGATGTTTTGGATGGACTGTCGAATACGATTGCGATGGGAGAAATCTATACCAACCTTGGTGACCGACACATCGGTGGCTCAGTCGTTCACCGTGACTACTTTCCAAACGACGATTCGATGGGAAGCGATACATCGGTCTGCACGGACGTGATCGATCCGGAGCGACCACAGTTCGTTGCCCAGGGAGTACAGCTTTGGGATAGCGGCGGAACATCTCGTGGCGGTCGGTGGTGGAATTATCATTTGATGATCACAGGGATGAACACCGTCTTACCGCCAAACTCACCCACTTGTGCGATGCAATGGGGAACCGCTTGGCAGTCGGGAATCTTTAGCGCCGGTAGCCATCATCAAGGCGGCGCCCATTGCTTGTTCGCCGATGGGTCGGTGCACTTTATCACCGATTCGGTTGAAGCCGGTAACCGCCAAGCGAACAGTATCTCTAAAAACTTCTCAAACGTCGGTCAGGAAAGCCCCTATGGACTTTGGGGATCCCTCGGATCCATTTCGTCACGTGAGACGATTTCCGAAGCTCTCAACCAATAG
- a CDS encoding FAD-dependent oxidoreductase codes for MSNCKRRTFLRIIGGVGLTSALAPDYALGLGQQYSDGILVEASSFASFGGWKLDTQHFQQMGGCYLLAHGLGEPVKDATTTVNVHESGRYYVWVRTRDWCPGEWTSPGRFRLRIGNETLDTEFGVENEDWNWQAGGAIEIQSAGSIEIALKDLTGFAGRCDAIFLSKEPQPSLPSDNLIDLAQWKDELSGRSNKKVEESDFDVVIVGGGMSGCGAALAARQQGLRVALIQDRPLFGGNASEEVRVHTLGIHGPSTKILRQIDTEHYPNGSSLAIKDQAKRERTMAESGVDLFAGHIACGLSKDDSRIDSVEARDVQSGIIHRFRAPVFIDATGDGWLGYWAGASFREGRESCDEFNEAWEKHGDLWSPKVADRRVMGASVLWNAERVQRRVAFPDVPWAAPVAKQHEATAGEWYWEYSDNDLDQVADAEQIRDHMFRAIYGAFANAKKHPKNATWKLKFVAHVAGKRESRRLIGDYLYTMKDASERRQFPDAVVVERRDIDTHYQRKLKGADEDFLSTALFYKTGGDYFVPFRSLYSKDIENLMMAGRCFSCSHIGLAGPRVMNTCAQMGVATGFAAALCKQHGATPREVGQRHIAELQRLIGIEVQTV; via the coding sequence ATGTCGAACTGCAAACGCCGAACGTTTTTGAGAATCATCGGAGGCGTTGGTTTGACTTCCGCCCTTGCCCCCGACTACGCACTCGGCTTGGGACAGCAATACAGCGATGGAATCTTGGTGGAGGCGAGTTCGTTCGCATCGTTTGGCGGCTGGAAACTTGACACGCAGCATTTCCAACAGATGGGCGGCTGTTATCTGCTCGCACATGGTCTTGGCGAACCGGTCAAAGACGCGACGACTACAGTGAACGTTCACGAATCAGGGCGATACTATGTTTGGGTACGTACCCGCGATTGGTGCCCAGGAGAATGGACGTCGCCCGGTCGCTTTCGTTTGCGGATTGGCAACGAGACTCTCGATACAGAATTCGGTGTCGAAAACGAAGACTGGAATTGGCAAGCCGGAGGGGCGATTGAAATTCAGTCGGCCGGATCGATCGAGATCGCTTTAAAAGATTTGACAGGCTTCGCTGGTCGATGTGACGCGATTTTCCTATCGAAAGAACCTCAACCAAGTCTTCCGTCTGACAACTTGATCGATCTTGCCCAGTGGAAGGACGAGCTGTCTGGTCGATCGAATAAAAAAGTCGAAGAATCTGATTTTGATGTCGTCATCGTCGGAGGCGGTATGTCGGGTTGCGGGGCGGCACTTGCCGCTCGGCAACAAGGGTTGCGTGTCGCCTTGATTCAGGACCGACCGTTATTCGGCGGTAACGCGAGTGAGGAAGTCCGTGTTCATACCCTCGGCATCCACGGTCCGAGCACCAAGATCCTTCGCCAGATCGACACCGAGCACTACCCAAACGGAAGCTCGCTCGCGATCAAGGATCAAGCCAAACGCGAACGAACGATGGCAGAGTCGGGCGTCGATCTATTCGCCGGACACATCGCCTGTGGACTTTCTAAAGACGATTCACGCATCGATTCCGTTGAAGCTCGCGACGTGCAAAGCGGCATCATCCATCGATTCCGAGCTCCCGTATTTATTGACGCCACCGGCGACGGCTGGCTCGGATATTGGGCCGGCGCCAGTTTCCGTGAGGGACGGGAATCGTGCGACGAATTTAACGAAGCTTGGGAAAAGCACGGCGATTTGTGGAGTCCGAAAGTTGCCGACCGGCGAGTGATGGGAGCATCCGTACTGTGGAACGCCGAACGTGTTCAACGCCGAGTTGCGTTCCCGGACGTTCCATGGGCAGCCCCTGTTGCCAAACAACACGAGGCAACCGCCGGTGAGTGGTACTGGGAATACTCCGACAACGATCTTGATCAAGTCGCCGACGCAGAACAGATTCGCGATCACATGTTTCGAGCGATCTATGGCGCGTTCGCCAACGCCAAGAAACACCCAAAAAACGCGACATGGAAACTCAAGTTTGTCGCCCATGTTGCGGGCAAACGCGAGTCACGTCGATTGATCGGAGATTATCTCTACACAATGAAAGATGCCAGCGAACGCCGCCAATTTCCCGATGCCGTGGTGGTCGAACGACGCGACATCGACACTCACTACCAACGCAAGTTGAAGGGAGCCGACGAAGATTTTTTGTCGACGGCATTGTTCTACAAAACCGGCGGTGATTACTTCGTACCGTTTCGAAGCTTGTATTCGAAAGACATTGAAAATCTGATGATGGCAGGCCGTTGCTTTAGTTGTTCGCACATCGGACTGGCTGGACCTCGTGTGATGAATACCTGTGCTCAAATGGGCGTGGCAACTGGATTCGCCGCCGCACTCTGTAAGCAACATGGCGCAACGCCTCGTGAAGTCGGGCAACGCCATATCGCGGAACTTCAGAGGCTAATCGGAATCGAGGTTCAAACGGTTTGA
- a CDS encoding sigma-70 family RNA polymerase sigma factor, which translates to MSPLQADDESLEFVGLLTEHQRHLYSFIHSLLVNKHDVDEVLQETNLVLWRESSNFELGTNFRAWACTVALNQVRAFIKRRNRHPALFDEATMVAIARRQGETVDQLDRRADALANCISKLSPRKRLFLDQRYGLGLSVDEIAEKVGLGAAGVYKMLSRIRTTLHSCVDQTLLLKD; encoded by the coding sequence ATGAGCCCACTTCAAGCTGATGACGAATCACTCGAATTCGTTGGATTGTTGACCGAGCATCAGCGTCATCTCTATTCGTTTATCCATTCACTGCTGGTTAACAAACATGACGTTGACGAGGTATTGCAGGAAACCAACTTGGTACTCTGGCGAGAATCGAGCAACTTCGAACTCGGCACGAACTTTCGAGCCTGGGCTTGCACCGTCGCGCTCAATCAAGTCAGGGCATTTATTAAACGCCGGAATCGACATCCCGCACTGTTCGATGAGGCGACCATGGTTGCAATTGCGCGGCGTCAAGGCGAGACGGTCGATCAGCTAGATCGTCGTGCCGACGCACTCGCAAACTGCATTTCCAAACTTTCTCCCCGGAAACGTCTGTTTCTTGACCAACGCTACGGCCTAGGCCTGAGCGTCGATGAGATTGCAGAAAAAGTTGGTCTCGGGGCTGCCGGCGTCTATAAGATGCTAAGTCGAATACGGACAACGCTTCATAGCTGTGTCGATCAAACGCTTCTGTTAAAGGACTGA
- a CDS encoding iron dicitrate transport regulator FecR has product MSERELYERLRDACLNGNASETERKKFSALLAKSDDFVDDYLEHAQIDATLAWYGQSEDIPPLNQVSPVTPSRTATDKWLLIGVAATLFAVVSGWIYSSVQANAAKSVAYLESAAHCQWGVCTIPTSLQTDLPAGRLRLISGVAKLRFPNVTVTLEGPVDLEILNTKACRVYSGRVIGQVDPGGEGFVVETPNAAVVDRGTKFGVAVKGNGDAQLDVIDGVVDIRHHATGQKIRAKGASSVKADGQQLQVIDQNYLQLQATEERPDKGRFEYISSSDGEGEELFLTYGDRLEGNEFPRPLHTLLVKHSESQPHWERVIVLRFDLSTLSKDQIKSAHLRLDGVATEMGYASLVPDASLEFYVLDEQFERAWDSESSKWASFPGTVSNAPIINQDHVNLIGEIVIPQSQPEGRFIMNDQRLADALRSDRDGLITIVLKRATSGAGGPSYVHGFADRTHPTATPPTLRIEMESPSNE; this is encoded by the coding sequence ATGTCTGAACGAGAGCTGTACGAACGATTGCGGGACGCGTGTCTCAACGGGAACGCCTCCGAAACCGAGCGGAAGAAATTTAGCGCATTGTTGGCCAAGTCGGATGACTTTGTTGACGATTATTTAGAACACGCGCAGATCGATGCAACGCTGGCGTGGTATGGTCAATCCGAAGACATTCCGCCGTTGAACCAGGTGAGCCCGGTTACCCCAAGTCGTACGGCGACGGACAAATGGTTGCTGATCGGAGTGGCCGCGACGTTATTTGCCGTCGTTAGCGGTTGGATCTATTCCAGTGTCCAAGCGAATGCCGCCAAAAGCGTTGCGTATTTGGAATCGGCCGCGCATTGCCAGTGGGGAGTTTGCACGATCCCGACGTCGCTGCAAACCGATTTGCCGGCTGGACGACTGCGATTAATTTCAGGCGTCGCCAAGCTCCGATTTCCCAATGTAACGGTGACCCTGGAAGGGCCTGTCGATCTTGAGATTCTGAACACCAAGGCATGTCGCGTCTATTCAGGACGTGTGATTGGTCAGGTCGATCCGGGCGGAGAAGGATTTGTGGTCGAAACCCCGAACGCTGCGGTTGTTGACCGTGGCACCAAATTTGGCGTCGCCGTAAAAGGTAACGGCGACGCACAGTTGGATGTCATCGATGGGGTGGTCGACATCCGACATCATGCGACCGGTCAAAAAATTCGTGCCAAAGGCGCCAGCAGTGTGAAAGCAGACGGTCAACAACTGCAGGTGATCGACCAAAACTATCTGCAACTCCAAGCGACTGAGGAACGGCCCGATAAAGGTCGTTTCGAATATATCTCTTCCTCCGATGGCGAAGGCGAAGAGCTGTTTCTTACCTACGGCGATCGCCTCGAAGGCAACGAGTTCCCGCGTCCGCTGCACACGTTATTGGTGAAACACTCCGAAAGCCAACCGCACTGGGAACGCGTGATCGTCCTTCGCTTTGATCTATCCACCCTCTCGAAAGACCAAATTAAATCGGCGCATCTCAGACTTGATGGAGTCGCAACAGAGATGGGATACGCATCCCTCGTCCCCGATGCCTCGCTTGAGTTTTACGTCTTGGACGAACAATTTGAACGCGCGTGGGACTCGGAATCGAGTAAGTGGGCCAGTTTTCCAGGCACCGTCAGCAACGCCCCCATCATCAACCAAGATCATGTGAATTTGATTGGCGAAATTGTGATCCCACAGTCACAGCCGGAAGGACGTTTTATTATGAACGATCAACGTCTCGCAGATGCCTTGCGCAGCGATCGTGACGGATTGATCACGATCGTGTTAAAACGGGCGACTTCTGGGGCAGGAGGCCCAAGTTATGTTCATGGATTCGCGGATCGCACCCATCCCACGGCAACACCACCCACACTGCGAATTGAAATGGAATCGCCGTCAAACGAGTAA
- a CDS encoding DUF1559 domain-containing protein, producing the protein MNSSRRSDARSAFTLVELLVVIAIIGILVGLLLPAVQAAREAARRMSCSNNFKQIGLAIHNYHSAFKQLPAHGGGTGKGLEADPAWWKPSDTANRKSLSVHVGLTPYFEQQGLWDHISNPSTQTVNGDPPPALGGFWPAMGPSAKQYSTNPGYIPWQSEIPTLRCPSDPGQGLPGRGRVNYGPCLGDAPRTNIAGHFDRAQMIPSTNGGAVGNAKVLHRGFFAPYSEFKFRDVKDGLSNTIAMGEIVSNLQDNAINGSISWNSGGNGLDHFLNPMHCVDSDEIDPERPRFWCSSSSTGCTPPVSIVNGETNGRGMSWASAFRLSISAVFTVRPPNSELCIGQWADNEGNFSASSHHQGGAHILMGDGAVIFMTDSVEAGDQRAPGIAHDNRPGDKSPYGLWGALGTKASGEVIEGAFN; encoded by the coding sequence ATGAACTCTTCTCGTAGGAGTGACGCCCGTTCGGCGTTCACGCTTGTGGAATTGCTTGTCGTGATTGCCATTATTGGTATTTTGGTTGGGTTGCTATTGCCTGCGGTGCAAGCCGCTCGCGAAGCCGCACGACGGATGAGTTGTAGTAACAACTTCAAGCAAATCGGTCTGGCCATCCACAATTATCACTCTGCTTTTAAGCAACTGCCTGCTCATGGTGGTGGTACCGGAAAAGGCCTTGAAGCAGACCCCGCATGGTGGAAACCAAGCGATACCGCTAATCGAAAATCTCTCAGTGTTCATGTGGGGCTGACCCCGTATTTTGAACAGCAAGGTTTGTGGGATCATATTTCTAATCCGAGTACGCAAACTGTAAACGGCGATCCCCCACCAGCACTCGGAGGTTTCTGGCCGGCAATGGGTCCGAGTGCGAAGCAGTATTCGACTAATCCTGGCTACATTCCTTGGCAAAGTGAGATCCCCACGCTTCGCTGTCCGAGTGATCCCGGACAAGGTTTACCCGGTCGCGGACGTGTCAATTATGGCCCATGTTTGGGTGACGCCCCCCGAACGAACATCGCGGGGCATTTTGATCGCGCTCAAATGATTCCGAGCACCAATGGCGGTGCGGTCGGGAACGCAAAGGTCCTTCATCGTGGTTTCTTCGCGCCCTACTCGGAGTTTAAGTTTCGCGACGTGAAAGATGGCTTGTCGAATACGATCGCCATGGGCGAAATCGTATCGAACCTCCAAGACAATGCGATCAATGGTTCAATCTCATGGAACTCCGGCGGGAATGGGTTGGACCACTTCCTCAACCCGATGCACTGTGTTGATTCCGATGAAATTGATCCAGAGCGACCTCGCTTCTGGTGCTCTTCATCGAGTACCGGTTGCACGCCTCCGGTTTCAATCGTCAACGGCGAAACCAATGGTCGTGGGATGAGCTGGGCATCGGCTTTTCGCTTGTCAATTTCAGCCGTGTTCACCGTTCGTCCACCGAACAGCGAACTTTGTATCGGACAGTGGGCTGACAACGAAGGAAACTTCTCCGCAAGTAGCCATCACCAAGGTGGGGCACACATCTTGATGGGGGACGGAGCGGTGATCTTTATGACTGATTCTGTCGAAGCCGGTGATCAACGTGCCCCTGGGATCGCTCATGACAACCGCCCTGGTGACAAGAGTCCCTATGGTTTGTGGGGAGCGCTTGGCACGAAAGCATCAGGCGAAGTCATCGAAGGCGCCTTCAACTGA